Proteins encoded in a region of the Thermosipho africanus Ob7 genome:
- the gcvH gene encoding glycine cleavage system protein GcvH has product MKKYSKTHEWILVNNGIGIIGISKRAAEDLGDVTYVDLPEVGKVIEKGEQLCTIESVKAASSVYAPVSGKIIEVNEKLDTTPELISDSAEEEGWIAKIEISDESELEDLMTEEEYEKL; this is encoded by the coding sequence ATGAAAAAATATTCAAAAACTCATGAATGGATATTGGTAAATAATGGGATTGGAATAATTGGTATTTCAAAAAGGGCAGCGGAAGATTTAGGAGATGTAACTTATGTTGATCTTCCAGAAGTAGGAAAAGTTATAGAAAAAGGTGAGCAATTATGTACGATTGAATCTGTAAAAGCTGCAAGTAGTGTATATGCACCTGTTAGTGGAAAGATTATTGAAGTTAATGAAAAGCTTGATACAACCCCAGAATTAATAAGTGATTCTGCAGAAGAAGAAGGCTGGATTGCAAAGATAGAAATTAGTGATGAAAGCGAGTTAGAAGATTTAATGACAGAAGAAGAGTATGAGAAATTATAA
- a CDS encoding sulfurtransferase TusA family protein: MKNKLTLQNLFKIFSSQTKLEILITIFDNNLTASEIANRLNKDLSTIYRHLVQLKNIGILKSKRVKGIEYFDFSSTKVFQLIENAIEFLNEINGEHVIDCSSLKECFFAKSPNNLNPDYVLDVRGEICPVPDIKTRKMLETLEEGKILLVIVDYPLSAERIPISVSKMGSKVLAKISEKAGEVKIFIQK; the protein is encoded by the coding sequence TTGAAAAATAAATTAACTCTTCAAAATCTCTTTAAAATATTCTCAAGTCAGACTAAACTTGAAATACTAATAACCATTTTTGACAACAATCTAACTGCTTCTGAAATAGCAAATAGATTAAACAAAGATCTCTCAACCATTTATAGACACCTTGTTCAATTAAAAAATATAGGAATTTTAAAATCAAAAAGAGTTAAGGGCATTGAGTACTTTGATTTTTCATCAACCAAAGTATTTCAATTAATTGAAAATGCTATCGAGTTTTTAAACGAAATTAATGGTGAACATGTTATTGATTGTTCCAGCTTAAAAGAATGCTTTTTTGCAAAAAGTCCTAACAATTTAAATCCAGATTATGTTCTAGATGTAAGAGGAGAAATCTGTCCTGTCCCTGATATAAAAACAAGAAAAATGCTTGAAACATTAGAGGAAGGGAAAATATTACTAGTAATTGTGGATTACCCATTATCTGCAGAAAGGATCCCTATTTCCGTCTCAAAGATGGGTTCAAAAGTGCTTGCAAAAATTTCAGAAAAAGCAGGTGAAGTAAAAATTTTCATACAAAAATAA